CAGAATGCTTTGATGATCAATGAATTTCTTGGGAACCAGTGGCACAATGTAATTTCTTGAGCTTGCAACATTAGATTTCATCAAAATTTGGGCTAAAAAAGTGCAAGCCTAATTTATTTGTCATCCAATTACAGGCTACCAACAATTTAGGAGTTGAATTTCTGGAAACCCGCGGGTTCTTCACAGATGCATATTGGTATTGGTTAGGACTTGGGGCATTGGTTGGATTCGTGTTTCTTTTCAACATGGCTTTTGGCCTTGCTCTTGAAATACTCGGCCGTGAGTATTTTTTCACATCCTTTGTGCTTTAAAGTTGTTAAAGTGATGCAACATTTTATTGATAAGTATGCTTCCTAATGTGCAGCATTTGATAAGACTCAAGCAACAATAGTTGAAGAATCAGAAGCTGATACAGCTGCTGAAGTCGAGCTACCACGTATTGGTAAGTACTATCTTTCTTATATCACTCACGAACACCAAGTGGAAAATATATGAGCTGCAAGCTAAACATTTTCTTATATTTGTCCTGCAGAAAGTTCAGGACAAGATGGTTCTGTTGTGGAGTCTAGCCATGGGAAGAAAAAAGGAATGGTTCTTCCTTTTGAACCACATTCTATCACTTTTGATGAAATCACATACTCTGTTGACATGCCACAAGTAAGTCACATTTCAAGTGATAAATTTAGCATTTGAGTTTCTTCTTCTATTTTAACTTCAAAAGAATTGAACTGACTCTTTTGGTTTGAACTGGCAGGAAATGAGAGAACAAGGTGTACAAGAAGATAAATTAGTGCTTTTGAAAGGTGTTAGTGGCGCATTCAGGCCTGGTGTCCTCACAGCTTTGATGGGTGTAAGTGGAGCTGGTAAGACTACTTTGATGGATGTTCTAGCTGGTCGGAAAACTGGTGGATATATTGATGGCAGCATAAAAATTTCTGGGTACCCCAAAAAACAAGAAACATTTGCAAGAATCTCTGGTTACTGTGAGCAGAATGATATCCACTCGCCTCATGTGACAGTTTATGAGTCCTTGCTTTACTCAGCTTGGCTTCGTTTACCTTCAGGAGTTGATACCAAAACTAGAAAGGTTAGTTAGTACCTGCAGCACAAGAAACATACATATCATTGTGGTTTTCCTTAATCTTCTAATGAAAACTTTAAGCTATTTATTGAGGAGATAGTTGTCTTTCTTAGCTTAGAGACTAATTAATTGCTCAAACTTGTTGGACTTGAAAATTGTTTGCAGATGTTCATTGAGGAAGTCATGGAACTGGTGGAGCTGAACCCATTGAGGAACTCACTGGTTGGTTTGCCTGGTGTGAGTGGTCTCTCAACTGAACAGCGCAAGAGGCTCACCATTGCAGTTGAATTGGTGGCTAATCCATCCATTATTTTCATGGATGAGCCTACTTCTGGTTTAGATGCAAGAGCTGCTGCCATTGTTATGAGAACAGTCAGGAACACTGTGGACACAGGAAGAACAGTTGTATGCACCATCCACCAACCTAGCATTGACATTTTTGAAGCTTTTGATGAGGTAAGTGTTGATAATGATAAATGAAGTTGTACTTTATAGTTTCTTTCTCCATCAGAATTGAATCTGACTTCTTATACATTTTATGCAAAATTCTAGCTATTCCTAATGAAGCGTGGAGGACAAGAAATATATGTTGGGCCACTGGGTCGTCAATCTTGCCATTTGATCAAGTATTTTGAGGTAGGAAATCACAAAGACTATTATAGTTCTTAAGTGAACCACTATAGTTCTTGATAGTAGTTACTGAAGTTTTCAAATAATTTCATTTGTGCAGAGCATTGATGGAGTGAGTAAAATCAAAGACGGATATAACCCAGCAACTTGGATGTTGGAAGTTACATCTACAGCACAAGAACTTAGTTTGGGTGTTGATTTTACTGATTTATACAAAAACTCTGATCTATTTAGGTGAGCTATATAATGCAAATGGATAAGAATTTATCAACTATAGTACTTAATTACTGTCTTGATTAGCAACAATGCTTAAACTGTTTTACATTATTCTTCAGGAGGAACAAGCAGCTTATACAAGAGCTGGGTGAGCCTGCACCTGATTCAAAGGATCTATATTTCGCAACTCAGTTCTCGCAGCCTTTCTTGATCCAATGCCAGGCTTGCTTATGGAAACAACGTTGGTCATATTGGCGCAATCCACCATACACTGCTGTGAGGTTTTTCTTCACTACTTTCATTGCCGTGATGTTTGGAACAATCTTCTGGGACCTCGGAGGCAAACAGTGAGTCAAACTTTAACAATAAATTCATAATAATTATACACTGAACAATAAATTCATCTCTCTCTACTTGAGTTCTGATTTCTGGTGGTGAATTACAGCAAAAGGAGACAAGATCTGTTGAATGCTGTGGGTTCAATGTATAGTGCTGTTCTCTTCCTTGGAGTGCAAAACTCTTCATCTGTACAGCCAGTGGTATCAGTTGAAAGAACAGTCTTCTATAGAGAAAAAGCTGCTGGAATGTATTCTGCCTTACCCTATGCATTTGCTCAGGTAACTAAAATCATTGTTAACTCtattaattgcacttttgaatCAGCTTTTCTGAGACTCAAAAACTTATGCTTCtccccagaattgattctggattcagaatcaattgtagaagggtTTCCAAAAATACATGTTTAATACTTTAGTGTTCACACTTACTCATCTTAAAACCCTTTTGTCACAGATTCTAGTGGAGCTACCATATATTTTCTTCCAAGCCGTGACGTATGGTGTCATAGTTTATGCCATGATCGGATTTGATTGGActgcagagaaattcttttggTATTTGTTCTTCATGTACTTCACATTGTTGTACTTCACCTTCTATGGGATGATGGGTGTGGCAGTGACACCAAATCACCATGTTGCTTCCATTGTGGCTGCTGCATTCTATGCAATTTGGAACCTGTTTTCAGGATTTGTTGTCCCAAGACCAGTAAGTGTTGCTAACCTAAGCTATAAATTACATTTTGAGAAGAAACATATGTAGGATAATGTATATATATGCTTactattgttgtttttttttatcagagCATTCCAGTGTGGTGGAGATGGTACTATTGGGCATGTCCAGTGGCCTGGACCATCTATGGACTGATTGCATCTCAGTTTGGAGATATAACTACAGTAATGGACACTGAAGGTGGAAAAACTGTGAAAATGTTCCTAGAAGATTATTATGGTATCAAACATAGCTTCATTGGAGTTTGCGCAGTTGTGGTTCCTGGGGTCGCGATTCTCTTTGCATTTATCTTCGCTGTTGCAATCAAGGCCTTTAACTTCCAAAAGAGATAGATTACAGTCTTTCCCAAACCAGAAGattctttatatttttgtttcatTATCCTCCATTTAATTTCTCTTTACTCCTATAATACTTGTACCTATTGTTCATGCAACACTTGCAGAGGAAACATATTCCCCCCACTTGTTTGAAGCTTTTTTGCCCTTCTTTTTTAAATGTACAAGCTATGGTTTTGTTCCTATGATTTTGTATTGCTATTTTGGTTGTAATTAAATGTAATGTATTTTTGAGTTCATCCTATTACATCCATTTCTGATTTCTGAATTCTCTGTTCCTTTACTTCTCTTTATAATTGATATTCATTCACTTAATGTTGAACACGAACTTACATGCATTCAAACGTACTACAAAGCCATTGTAAAGAGCTAAAATTTTAATCAatcaaataattatattttcgaaataattatattttcgAAAACTCTCTAtacaaataattatattttcgAAAACCATCCTTATATTTATTTGTAAGCGATAACACCCTAAGTATCCAAATGAAGTTGTGAAATACTGAAAATAAGTATATTATGCCTTTATCATTCGActaaaaaatcatttaatatattttctatttaatATGTTGGAGTTTATGGTAGACATTATATGGATACAATACATATTTGAAAGTTAAATTTGagtaaaatttaataaaatttatatgGTTGGCgtaaaaaatttaacaaatttGTTTAAAATAGTATTGTTTAGAGATGGAATACAATCATAATCCCTACAGTAGTAACCAAAGAACTTCCCAAATTTTTATTTGGATCAGATACTTACTATTTTGTTATTAGGTTATGCTGTTCGGCCCAAC
This portion of the Lotus japonicus ecotype B-129 chromosome 3, LjGifu_v1.2 genome encodes:
- the LOC130743109 gene encoding pleiotropic drug resistance protein 1-like, yielding MEGTDIYRASNSIRSRSSTVFRNSGVEVFSRSSREEDDEEALKWAALEKLPTYNRLRKGLLTASHGPANEIDVTDLAYQDKQKLLDRLVKVAEEDNEKFLLKLKERIDRVGLDIPTIEVRYEHLNIDAEAFVGSRALPSFINSATNVIEGFLNFLHILPSKKKHVTILKDVSGIIKPRRMTLLLGPPGSGKTTLLLALSGKLDKSLQLTGNITYNGHGMNEFVPQRTAAYISQHDVHIGEMTVRETLAFSARCQGVGSRYDLLTELSRREKAANIKPDPDIDVYMKAVSAEGQESSIATDYTLKILGLDICADTMVGDEMLRGISGGQRKRVTTGEMLVGPANALFMDEISTGLDSSTTYQIVSSLRQYVHILNGTAVISLLQPAPETYDLFDDIILISDGQVVYHGPREYVLDFFESMGFKCPERKGAADFLQEVTSKKDQEQYWVRRDEPYRFVTVTQFAEAFQSFHIGRKLAEEVAVPFDKTKSHPAALTTKEYGINKKELLKANFSREYLLMKRNSFVYIFKLSQLFVMALIALTLFLRTEMHQRNQDDAGVYSGALFFTLVTIMFNGMAEISMTISKLPVFYKQRDLLFYPSWAYAIPSWILKIPVTIAEVAVWVFLTYYVIGFDPNVGRFFKQFILLFFISQMASGLFRAIAALGRNMIVANTFGSFAVLTLLSLGGFIISKKDIKSWWIWGYWISPLMYGQNALMINEFLGNQWHNATNNLGVEFLETRGFFTDAYWYWLGLGALVGFVFLFNMAFGLALEILGPFDKTQATIVEESEADTAAEVELPRIESSGQDGSVVESSHGKKKGMVLPFEPHSITFDEITYSVDMPQEMREQGVQEDKLVLLKGVSGAFRPGVLTALMGVSGAGKTTLMDVLAGRKTGGYIDGSIKISGYPKKQETFARISGYCEQNDIHSPHVTVYESLLYSAWLRLPSGVDTKTRKMFIEEVMELVELNPLRNSLVGLPGVSGLSTEQRKRLTIAVELVANPSIIFMDEPTSGLDARAAAIVMRTVRNTVDTGRTVVCTIHQPSIDIFEAFDELFLMKRGGQEIYVGPLGRQSCHLIKYFESIDGVSKIKDGYNPATWMLEVTSTAQELSLGVDFTDLYKNSDLFRRNKQLIQELGEPAPDSKDLYFATQFSQPFLIQCQACLWKQRWSYWRNPPYTAVRFFFTTFIAVMFGTIFWDLGGKHKRRQDLLNAVGSMYSAVLFLGVQNSSSVQPVVSVERTVFYREKAAGMYSALPYAFAQILVELPYIFFQAVTYGVIVYAMIGFDWTAEKFFWYLFFMYFTLLYFTFYGMMGVAVTPNHHVASIVAAAFYAIWNLFSGFVVPRPSIPVWWRWYYWACPVAWTIYGLIASQFGDITTVMDTEGGKTVKMFLEDYYGIKHSFIGVCAVVVPGVAILFAFIFAVAIKAFNFQKR